From Pseudoalteromonas sp. DL-6, one genomic window encodes:
- the folB gene encoding dihydroneopterin aldolase, with protein sequence MDKVFISQLHVETIIGVYDFEKKSKQSLYFDIEMLSDIKPAAQNDDINLALDYAKVSERVIEHSTAKPVELLETLVEQLAQIILTEFNTPQVTIRVSKPAAVSQAQTVGVEITRNKASA encoded by the coding sequence ATGGACAAGGTATTTATATCACAATTGCATGTCGAAACGATTATCGGGGTGTATGATTTTGAAAAGAAAAGTAAACAAAGCCTGTACTTTGATATTGAGATGCTAAGCGACATTAAGCCCGCAGCACAAAACGACGATATTAACTTAGCATTAGATTACGCCAAAGTGAGCGAGCGAGTCATCGAGCACAGCACGGCTAAACCAGTTGAGCTTTTAGAAACGTTGGTGGAGCAATTAGCGCAAATTATTTTAACCGAATTTAATACACCTCAAGTAACGATAAGAGTTAGCAAGCCCGCCGCAGTTTCACAAGCGCAAACTGTGGGTGTAGAGATAACCCGCAACAAGGCTTCGGCTTAA
- the folK gene encoding 2-amino-4-hydroxy-6-hydroxymethyldihydropteridine diphosphokinase, protein MAQIYISLGSNINKAEHIRRALVALNQHFENTQHSSVFESEAVGFAGNNFYNSVLAATTNMALVDVCALLKQIERDNGRQANDKKFSPRTLDLDLLFYDDVICESPAQLPRDEITKNAFVLQPLAEVAPNFYHPVAKQTIAQIWNAYNNPQQKLWKVEFSNP, encoded by the coding sequence ATGGCGCAGATATATATTAGCCTTGGTTCAAACATTAACAAGGCAGAGCATATTCGTCGTGCTCTAGTGGCGTTAAATCAGCACTTTGAAAACACACAGCATTCATCAGTATTTGAAAGTGAAGCTGTAGGTTTTGCCGGTAATAACTTTTATAACTCAGTACTTGCCGCCACCACTAACATGGCGCTGGTTGATGTGTGCGCGTTATTAAAACAAATAGAACGCGACAACGGCCGCCAAGCAAATGATAAAAAATTTAGCCCACGTACACTGGATCTCGATTTACTTTTTTATGATGATGTAATTTGCGAGAGCCCAGCACAACTACCGCGTGATGAAATTACTAAAAATGCCTTTGTTTTGCAGCCTTTAGCCGAGGTGGCGCCTAACTTTTATCATCCGGTAGCAAAACAAACGATTGCCCAAATATGGAATGCATATAACAACCCTCAACAAAAACTATGGAAGGTGGAGTTTTCTAACCCATGA
- a CDS encoding undecaprenyl-diphosphate phosphatase, with translation MSIIEIIVLALIQGFTEFLPISSSAHLILPSQVLGWEDQGLAFDVAVHVGTLVAVVIYFRKEVADILGAWFKSFGAQGTTDDSKLGWWIILGTVPAAILGLLLKDFVELYLRSAWVIATTTIVFGLLLWYADAKGKQIKTIYQLNWKTALIIGFAQAVAMIPGTSRSGITMTAGLMLGMNKQSAARFSFLLAIPIISMMGLYYTAELALGDHIVDWTALLLGVVLSFLSAYACIFMFLKVIERMGMLPFVIYRLLLGIGLIFFLML, from the coding sequence ATGAGTATTATAGAAATAATTGTTTTAGCCCTAATTCAGGGATTTACTGAGTTTTTACCTATATCGAGTTCTGCACACTTAATTTTACCGTCACAAGTTTTAGGTTGGGAAGATCAAGGTTTAGCATTTGATGTTGCCGTGCATGTAGGCACTTTAGTTGCGGTTGTTATTTATTTTCGTAAAGAAGTGGCCGATATACTCGGTGCTTGGTTTAAATCGTTTGGTGCGCAAGGCACAACAGATGATAGCAAACTAGGTTGGTGGATCATTTTAGGTACTGTGCCTGCGGCTATTTTAGGCTTATTGCTAAAAGACTTTGTTGAACTGTATTTACGCAGCGCATGGGTGATTGCAACCACAACGATCGTATTTGGCTTATTACTTTGGTACGCCGATGCCAAAGGTAAGCAGATAAAAACAATTTATCAGCTAAACTGGAAAACGGCCCTTATTATTGGCTTTGCACAGGCCGTTGCGATGATCCCAGGTACTTCACGCTCAGGTATTACTATGACTGCGGGTTTAATGTTAGGTATGAACAAACAAAGTGCAGCGCGCTTTTCGTTTTTATTAGCTATTCCAATCATTTCGATGATGGGTCTTTATTACACCGCAGAGCTTGCCCTTGGCGATCATATCGTAGATTGGACGGCATTATTGTTAGGTGTAGTGCTGTCGTTTTTATCAGCTTATGCTTGTATTTTTATGTTTTTAAAAGTGATTGAGCGAATGGGAATGCTGCCATTTGTTATTTATCGTTTATTATTAGGTATAGGTTTAATATTCTTTTTAATGTTATAA
- the mpl gene encoding UDP-N-acetylmuramate:L-alanyl-gamma-D-glutamyl-meso-diaminopimelate ligase has product MHIHILGICGTFMGGIAAIAKSLGHHVTGSDQNVYPPMSTQLQELGIELTQGYDVSQLEPVPDIVIIGNAMSRGNPCVEYVLDKGLPYTSGPEWLKHNLLQDSWVLAVAGTHGKTTTASMLAWILEYAGLKPGFLIGGIVQNFGLSARVGETPFFVIEADEYDTAFFDKRSKFVHYLPRTLILNNLEFDHADIFEDLNAIKKQFHHLMRTLPQSGKVLWPKNDEALSDVIAKGLWSESETLGDDWDYELLKADGSQFNVLLNTQLQGEVNWQAIGEHNVKNAMMAIAAARHVGIAIEHSIKALSEFISPKRRMELKADINHIKVYDDFAHHPTAIQTTLAGLRAKVGDEKIIAILEPRSNTMKMGVHQFTLLDSLRDADDVLLFEPENLNWSLKEQADKAGMQCFDSTTAIIDTLLENIEPKQHVLIMSNGGFNGLHQQLVDGLADKYSGE; this is encoded by the coding sequence ATGCATATACATATTTTGGGTATTTGTGGCACATTTATGGGTGGTATTGCCGCTATAGCTAAATCATTGGGTCATCACGTTACTGGGTCGGATCAAAACGTTTACCCACCAATGAGTACCCAGTTACAAGAACTGGGTATTGAACTAACGCAGGGCTATGATGTATCTCAACTAGAGCCAGTACCAGACATCGTTATTATTGGTAATGCAATGAGCCGTGGTAATCCGTGTGTTGAATATGTATTAGATAAAGGCCTGCCTTATACTTCAGGGCCTGAGTGGCTAAAACATAACTTATTACAAGATTCATGGGTGCTGGCTGTGGCGGGAACTCATGGTAAAACAACCACCGCCAGTATGTTGGCGTGGATACTTGAATATGCGGGTTTAAAACCGGGCTTTTTAATTGGCGGAATTGTACAAAACTTTGGTCTTTCTGCGCGAGTTGGGGAAACGCCATTTTTTGTGATAGAAGCCGATGAGTACGACACGGCCTTTTTTGATAAACGCAGTAAGTTTGTTCATTATTTACCGCGAACGCTTATTTTAAATAATCTTGAATTTGATCATGCTGATATTTTTGAAGATTTAAACGCGATTAAAAAACAATTTCACCATTTGATGCGTACATTACCGCAAAGTGGCAAAGTGTTGTGGCCTAAAAATGATGAAGCACTGAGCGATGTTATAGCAAAAGGGTTGTGGAGCGAGAGCGAAACTCTAGGCGATGACTGGGATTATGAATTACTTAAAGCCGATGGTTCTCAATTTAATGTGTTATTAAACACGCAGCTGCAAGGCGAAGTTAACTGGCAGGCAATTGGTGAGCATAACGTTAAAAATGCCATGATGGCTATTGCAGCAGCACGCCATGTGGGAATTGCAATAGAGCACAGTATTAAAGCTTTGAGTGAGTTTATCAGCCCAAAAAGGCGGATGGAGCTTAAAGCAGATATTAATCATATTAAAGTGTATGACGATTTTGCCCATCACCCAACGGCAATACAAACAACGCTTGCGGGGCTGCGTGCTAAAGTGGGCGATGAAAAAATCATAGCGATTTTAGAGCCGCGCTCTAACACCATGAAAATGGGAGTGCATCAATTTACACTTCTCGATTCACTTCGCGATGCAGACGACGTACTGTTATTTGAGCCAGAGAACTTAAACTGGTCACTTAAAGAGCAAGCTGACAAAGCGGGTATGCAGTGCTTTGATTCTACAACCGCCATTATTGATACATTGCTTGAGAATATTGAGCCAAAGCAACATGTTTTAATTATGAGTAATGGTGGTTTTAATGGTCTGCATCAGCAACTTGTTGATGGTTTGGCCGATAAATACAGCGGAGAATAA
- a CDS encoding flavin prenyltransferase UbiX produces the protein MQFKDTITLAFSGASGAPYGLRLLEVLLEQQFQVYVLISSAARVVFDTESNVKLSGNEDKATEQLSALFNAKPEQLKVFGKDNWFSPVASGSAAPKKMVVCPCSAGSVSAIAVGASDNLLERAADVVIKERGQLILVPRETPFSEIHLENMLKLSRLGVTIMPAAPGFYHQPQSIEDLVDFMVARILDHLNIEHNLTKRWGYGEGKK, from the coding sequence GTGCAATTTAAAGATACAATCACCTTAGCATTTAGCGGCGCATCAGGCGCACCATATGGGTTGAGGCTGTTGGAAGTGTTGCTTGAGCAACAATTTCAAGTGTATGTGCTTATTTCAAGTGCTGCGCGCGTAGTTTTTGATACCGAGTCCAATGTAAAGCTATCAGGGAATGAAGACAAAGCCACAGAGCAATTAAGCGCGTTATTTAACGCCAAGCCTGAACAATTAAAGGTGTTCGGCAAAGATAACTGGTTTAGTCCTGTAGCTTCGGGCTCTGCAGCGCCGAAAAAAATGGTAGTATGTCCATGTAGCGCAGGGTCTGTGTCTGCGATTGCAGTCGGCGCATCAGATAATTTATTAGAGCGCGCCGCCGATGTGGTGATAAAAGAGCGAGGCCAGCTTATTCTAGTGCCACGCGAGACGCCATTTAGCGAAATTCACTTAGAAAATATGCTTAAATTGTCGCGTTTAGGGGTCACTATCATGCCCGCTGCACCTGGGTTTTATCATCAACCACAAAGCATAGAAGACTTAGTTGATTTTATGGTGGCGCGAATTTTAGATCATTTAAATATTGAACATAATCTCACAAAGCGCTGGGGTTATGGTGAGGGTAAGAAATGA
- a CDS encoding ABC transporter ATP-binding protein, with the protein MNKQNIALNIEGLTKVYKNGVEAVKGVDLQVHEGDFFALLGPNGAGKSTTIGVISSLVNKTKGKVEVFGHDIDTDLEAAKANLGLVPQEFNFSQFETLTQILVNQAGYYGVPRGEAHKRADKYLAQLGLLEKKDKQARTLSGGMKRRLMIARALMHEPKLLILDEPTAGVDIELRRSMWDFLRQINEQGVTIILTTHYLEEAELLCKNIAIIDTGRIVENTTIKALLAKLDKETFVLDLKQPTNPVTLEGYNFTMTDDHTIEVEVAKSQGLNAVFSALTEQGNTVLSMRNKANRLEELFVGLLEQGRGE; encoded by the coding sequence ATGAATAAGCAAAATATTGCTTTAAATATTGAAGGCCTTACCAAGGTTTACAAAAATGGGGTTGAGGCAGTAAAAGGTGTTGATTTACAAGTGCATGAAGGTGACTTTTTTGCACTGTTAGGTCCAAATGGGGCGGGTAAGTCAACCACTATTGGGGTGATATCTTCTTTGGTTAATAAGACCAAAGGTAAAGTTGAAGTATTTGGTCATGATATTGATACCGACCTTGAAGCGGCGAAAGCCAACTTGGGCTTAGTGCCACAAGAGTTTAACTTCAGTCAGTTTGAAACCCTAACCCAAATACTCGTTAATCAAGCAGGTTACTACGGTGTACCGCGCGGCGAAGCGCACAAACGTGCTGACAAGTACTTAGCACAGCTTGGGCTACTTGAGAAAAAAGATAAGCAAGCGCGTACCCTTTCTGGTGGTATGAAGCGTCGCTTGATGATTGCACGTGCCTTAATGCATGAACCAAAGTTACTTATTTTAGACGAACCAACAGCGGGCGTTGATATAGAGCTGCGCCGCTCAATGTGGGACTTCTTAAGGCAAATTAACGAACAAGGTGTGACCATTATTTTAACCACTCACTACCTTGAAGAAGCCGAATTACTGTGTAAAAACATCGCTATAATTGATACCGGCCGTATAGTTGAAAACACCACCATAAAAGCCTTGTTGGCTAAATTAGACAAAGAAACCTTTGTATTGGATTTAAAACAGCCTACCAATCCGGTGACGCTTGAAGGGTATAATTTTACCATGACTGATGATCACACCATTGAAGTTGAGGTGGCTAAATCACAAGGGCTTAATGCTGTATTTAGCGCGTTAACCGAACAAGGTAATACTGTGCTAAGCATGCGTAATAAAGCGAATCGATTAGAAGAGTTATTTGTAGGTTTATTAGAGCAAGGGCGGGGCGAATAA
- a CDS encoding ABC transporter permease, with protein sequence MFKYGVALKSIWIKECIRFLRIWVQTLVPPAITMSLYFVIFGNLIGSRIGDMGGFSYMEFIVPGLIMMSVITNSYSNVASSFYSTKFQKSIEELLVAPVPNYIIVLGYMGGGMTRGIMVGFIVTCVSLFFVDIQIHNIFVIIATVILTSAVFALGGLINAIYANSFDDISIIPTFILTPLTYLGGVFYSITLLPDFWQMVSQINPIIYMVNAFRYGFLGVSDVDLTVAIAVLLVFISVLFTLALTLIKKGVGLRH encoded by the coding sequence ATGTTTAAATATGGTGTAGCCTTAAAAAGTATTTGGATTAAAGAGTGTATTCGCTTTTTGCGTATTTGGGTGCAAACCTTAGTGCCGCCAGCGATTACTATGAGTTTATATTTTGTTATTTTTGGTAACTTAATAGGTTCGCGTATTGGTGATATGGGCGGCTTTAGTTATATGGAGTTTATTGTTCCTGGCCTTATTATGATGTCAGTCATAACAAACTCTTACTCGAATGTGGCTTCAAGTTTCTACTCAACTAAGTTTCAAAAAAGTATTGAAGAGTTATTGGTTGCACCTGTGCCTAATTACATCATTGTATTGGGGTATATGGGGGGAGGCATGACACGAGGCATTATGGTGGGCTTTATTGTAACGTGTGTTTCTTTATTTTTTGTTGATATACAAATACATAATATTTTTGTGATTATAGCCACTGTTATTCTTACCTCGGCGGTGTTTGCTTTAGGCGGGTTAATCAACGCTATTTATGCAAACAGCTTTGATGACATAAGTATTATTCCGACCTTTATTTTAACTCCCCTAACTTATTTGGGTGGGGTATTTTATTCAATCACTCTACTGCCTGATTTTTGGCAGATGGTATCGCAAATAAACCCAATTATTTATATGGTTAACGCATTCAGATACGGATTTTTAGGTGTTTCTGATGTTGATTTAACAGTTGCGATTGCGGTTTTGTTGGTGTTTATCAGCGTATTATTTACTTTAGCACTGACGCTAATTAAAAAAGGTGTGGGGCTAAGACACTAA
- a CDS encoding SAM-dependent methyltransferase, translated as MSDANSRSIVSNQAGLHEKLDEIVNKHLQAEFKKPIAAHTQTAFDEVNAKVQAFDGSLILDSCCGVGESTANLAKGHPEALVVGIDKSSHRLDKHDVEYKQTESGQYILVQADLNDFWRLAVAANWQPSHHYLLYPNPWPKSKHIQRRWHGAAIFPFIVKLGGLLEVRSNWDIYVKEFARALELAGHPCETELFESDEAITPFERKYWASGQQSHRLIINLNS; from the coding sequence ATGAGCGATGCAAATTCACGTAGTATTGTATCTAATCAAGCGGGACTTCACGAAAAGCTTGATGAAATAGTTAATAAACACTTACAAGCCGAGTTTAAAAAGCCAATTGCAGCGCATACTCAAACCGCATTTGATGAAGTTAATGCTAAGGTGCAAGCTTTTGATGGATCGCTTATCCTAGACTCCTGTTGTGGGGTTGGTGAAAGCACTGCTAATTTAGCGAAAGGTCATCCTGAAGCGTTAGTGGTAGGCATTGACAAGTCATCTCATCGACTTGATAAGCACGATGTTGAGTATAAACAAACTGAGAGTGGTCAATACATTTTGGTGCAAGCTGACTTAAATGACTTTTGGCGTTTAGCGGTGGCTGCTAATTGGCAGCCTAGCCATCACTATTTGCTTTACCCTAACCCGTGGCCTAAGTCTAAGCACATTCAACGGCGCTGGCATGGGGCGGCTATCTTCCCGTTTATTGTAAAGCTAGGTGGTTTACTTGAAGTGCGAAGTAATTGGGATATCTATGTTAAAGAGTTTGCCAGAGCGCTCGAATTAGCAGGCCATCCATGTGAAACCGAATTGTTTGAATCAGACGAAGCAATTACACCTTTTGAGCGAAAGT